The DNA sequence TGGCCGGCATCCACATCACCGACATCGAGGCTGCCATCAACTGGTGGCGCGAACGCCATCCCTCGCCCGACGGCATCACCGCCTGCGCCGAGGTGCGCGCGCTGGCCGAGGTGTATGCGCTGATGGTGTACTACCGCGAGTCCGAGTGCGACGAGCACACGATGCCGCGGCGCGCCAAGGAGGCGTGGCTCCGGTGGTACGCCAGCACGCCCGACACGCCGTGCATCGCGATCTGCTCGACCAGCCAGGGCGACGACGTCTGCAAGGGCTGCGGGCGCACCTTCGACGAGGTGCAGTTCTGGCCCGAGATGACCCCGGCCGAGAAGCGCGCCACCTGGCGCCGCGTGATCCAGGAGGGCACGGCGTGGCGCTTCAACCGCTACGCCGAGCGGGCGCTCGATGCGCCCGCTGCGGCGCAGGCCGGCGCCGACGCGGCTACGCCGCAGCCAGCGGCAGGCGCAGGCTGAAGCAGCTGCCGCCCCCTTCGCGCCGCTCGCAGCGCGCCTGGCCGCGATGGCGCTCGGCGATCTGCCGCACCAGGCTCAGGCCCAGCCCGACGCCGCCGGCATGCTCGGCGTGGCCGGGCATGCGGTAGAAGGGTTCGAAGATGCGCTCGCGCTGGTCCTCGGGCACGCCCGGGCCACGGTCGCACACGCGCACCACCGCGTCCTGGCCTTCGACCGTCACGCTGACCTCGATCGGCTCGCTGCCGCCGTAGCGGCGCGCGTTCTCGAGCAGGTTGCGCAGCGCGCGGCGCAGCAGGCGCTCGTCGCCGCGCACCATCGCGTCGGTGCCCTCGACCCGCGCGTCGACGTAGGCGCCCTCCTCGGCCGCCAGCGCCAGCAGGTGCACCGGGTCGTGCCGGTCGAGGCGCGGCGCTGCATCGAGCCGGCTGGCCAGCAGCACTTCTTCGACCAGCGCGTCGAGTTCGCGGATGTTGTTGCCGATCTCCTGCATCAACGAGGCACGCGACTCGGGCGAGGCGGTCTCCAGCAGCGACAGCGCCATCTTCAGGCGTGCCAGCGGCGAGCGCAGCTCGTGCGAGGCGTTGGCCAGCAGGGACTGGTGCGAGCGCACCAGCGCCTCGATGCGGTCGGCGGCCTGGTTGAAGCTCGCCGCCACCGCGGCCACC is a window from the Caldimonas thermodepolymerans genome containing:
- a CDS encoding DUF3717 domain-containing protein yields the protein MAGIHITDIEAAINWWRERHPSPDGITACAEVRALAEVYALMVYYRESECDEHTMPRRAKEAWLRWYASTPDTPCIAICSTSQGDDVCKGCGRTFDEVQFWPEMTPAEKRATWRRVIQEGTAWRFNRYAERALDAPAAAQAGADAATPQPAAGAG
- a CDS encoding sensor histidine kinase codes for the protein MKSLYLRIYLTVVAVLLLFALAAGWLFKRNIEEERQLDQAAWSERLAAWGDLAQNNLPPADAPRAEQRAVLLEWSERLRLPLALEDAQGRRIAASDSYERIEREGPRRRWRIPLNDGRAIVVLRPQRTAVPQREGGEQRPDQAWRDGAPEREGQAARRDLPPPPPPFLSGGGLVVALLVLFIAVSAGAYPVVRRLTRQLEALKRGVETFGAGQLHHRVSVSGRDEVAAVAASFNQAADRIEALVRSHQSLLANASHELRSPLARLKMALSLLETASPESRASLMQEIGNNIRELDALVEEVLLASRLDAAPRLDRHDPVHLLALAAEEGAYVDARVEGTDAMVRGDERLLRRALRNLLENARRYGGSEPIEVSVTVEGQDAVVRVCDRGPGVPEDQRERIFEPFYRMPGHAEHAGGVGLGLSLVRQIAERHRGQARCERREGGGSCFSLRLPLAAA